In the genome of Syntrophorhabdaceae bacterium, one region contains:
- a CDS encoding sigma-54 dependent transcriptional regulator, with product MKPPLLLIDDEPAIQFGFSEYLSRVGYSVHGALSVAEAREALAAHRFDAILLDLNLPDGNGLDLIAELRENYFDIPIIVITGIGDIPLAVESMRRGADNFLTKPVNMPDLDVFLQKSLELGALRRRQRTTQRLQQKKEPYFGQSPVMQKVMDLSSLALKNDSPIILQGETGTGKGILAKWIHEHSHRASSTFVEVNCASLKGELLASELFGHARGAFTSAVQDRQGLIEVADGGTLFLDEIGDMDLGVQAQFLKVIEEKQYRRLGEVRIRRSEFRLICATHRDLLEDTRQGKFRSDLYFRIHVFPIVIPPLRERSEDIPDLIRYMMEKLNVSRVGMSNEAMSLLCSYEWPGNVRELKNVIERAALLAQGGPITPTHLPGIARSGLSTGEESGLPDLGRLEEMHVREALRRFGNAQSAAKALGISRATLYRKLKPHKKEDRGTGN from the coding sequence ATGAAGCCGCCCCTTCTCCTCATTGATGACGAACCTGCAATCCAGTTCGGATTTTCCGAGTATCTTTCGCGGGTCGGTTATTCCGTTCACGGGGCCCTTTCCGTTGCCGAGGCACGGGAGGCGCTTGCCGCTCATAGATTCGACGCTATACTGCTCGATCTGAATCTTCCCGACGGGAACGGTCTGGACCTGATCGCGGAGTTGCGCGAGAATTATTTTGACATCCCTATTATAGTAATTACCGGCATCGGTGATATCCCCCTTGCCGTCGAATCCATGCGTAGAGGGGCTGATAATTTTCTCACCAAACCCGTAAACATGCCTGATCTGGACGTTTTCCTGCAGAAGAGCCTTGAGCTGGGGGCATTGCGAAGGCGACAGCGAACAACTCAACGCCTCCAGCAAAAAAAAGAACCTTACTTTGGGCAAAGCCCGGTAATGCAGAAGGTGATGGATCTTTCTTCTCTCGCACTGAAAAATGATTCGCCGATCATACTCCAGGGCGAGACCGGTACCGGAAAAGGTATTCTGGCAAAGTGGATTCACGAACATAGTCACAGGGCGTCCTCCACCTTTGTCGAGGTGAACTGTGCAAGCCTTAAGGGTGAGTTGCTTGCAAGCGAGCTCTTTGGCCATGCCAGGGGGGCTTTTACCTCTGCCGTACAGGACAGACAGGGTCTCATTGAGGTTGCGGACGGCGGCACCTTGTTCCTCGACGAGATAGGCGATATGGATCTGGGCGTCCAGGCCCAATTTCTAAAGGTTATTGAGGAAAAGCAGTACCGGAGACTGGGAGAGGTCAGGATCCGGAGAAGTGAATTCCGTCTCATATGCGCGACCCACCGCGATCTTCTCGAGGACACACGGCAGGGAAAATTTCGTTCGGATCTCTATTTCCGGATCCACGTATTTCCGATTGTGATACCACCATTAAGGGAGAGAAGCGAAGACATCCCGGATCTTATTCGATATATGATGGAAAAACTGAATGTCTCAAGGGTCGGTATGTCGAACGAAGCGATGTCGCTACTGTGTTCCTATGAATGGCCAGGGAATGTTCGGGAGCTGAAGAATGTCATTGAAAGGGCCGCGTTGTTGGCGCAGGGCGGCCCGATCACTCCGACGCATCTTCCCGGCATAGCCCGTTCGGGGCTTTCAACCGGGGAGGAAAGCGGTCTCCCTGATCTTGGCCGTCTTGAGGAGATGCATGTGCGGGAGGCCCTGAGGCGTTTTGGCAACGCGCAGAGTGCGGCAAAGGCCCTGGGGATCTCACGGGCCACGCTCTATCGAAAGCTTAAA